Genomic DNA from Desulfurivibrio alkaliphilus AHT 2:
AAGACCGTTCCCTGCTCGGCCTGGGCGAAAAGCCCCGGCTTCTTGCGGATCGCGCCGGTGAAGGCCCCTTTCTCGTGCCCGAACAGTTCGCTTTCCAGCAGGTTTTCAGGGATGGCGGCGCAGTTGATGGCCAGGAAGGGAGCTTCCCGACGCGGGCCGGCCAGGTGAATGGCTTTGGCGATCAGCTCTTTGCCGGTGCCGCTGGCCCCATAGATGGCCACGGTGGAGTCGGAATCGGCGATGCGCGCCACCTGGTCGAGCACCCGGCGCATCGGCTCACTGCGCGCGATGATGTTGCCGAAATCGCGTTTCTCCTCGACCAGCTCCCGCAGCCGATGAAGCTCTCCGTTCAGCCGGGCTTGTTCCAGGGCCCGCTCGATCTGCAGGATCAGTTCCCGGGAGTCGAAGGGCTTGGTCAGGTAAGTGAAGGCCCCGCGCGCCATGGCGTCCACCGCGCTCTCAATGCTGCCGTGCGCGGTGAGGATGATCACCGGCAGCCCCGGGTCATCCCGGTGCAGTTCCTCCATCAGGGTAATACCGTCCTGGCTGACCAGTTGCAGGTCGATTACCGCGGCGTCGAACGGCTGTTGGGCCACCAGCCTTTTCGCCTCGTTTTCGTGGCCGACGGCAGCTACCTGGTAACCGGAGGCCTCCAGCCGGATCCGGATCAAATCCAGCAGGTTCAAATCGTCATCGACCA
This window encodes:
- a CDS encoding sigma-54-dependent transcriptional regulator; amino-acid sequence: MVAKRILLVDDDLNLLDLIRIRLEASGYQVAAVGHENEAKRLVAQQPFDAAVIDLQLVSQDGITLMEELHRDDPGLPVIILTAHGSIESAVDAMARGAFTYLTKPFDSRELILQIERALEQARLNGELHRLRELVEEKRDFGNIIARSEPMRRVLDQVARIADSDSTVAIYGASGTGKELIAKAIHLAGPRREAPFLAINCAAIPENLLESELFGHEKGAFTGAIRKKPGLFAQAEQGTVFLDEIGELPLPLQGKLLRVLQERTIMPLGGEQQIPIDVRVIVATNKNLKEEVKKGAFREDLFYRVHVIPVHIPPLRDRKEDIPPLVEYFLRRHSEQTGKKKRTIAPAALQKLMLHDWPGNVRELENAIEFALAMARSGTIGAELILPANADHSSLPTLKDARDGFEKNYLRDLLKATAGNISRAAKLAGKYRADLYNMLKKHGISPGEFKD